DNA sequence from the Prolixibacter sp. SD074 genome:
GCTGGCTTCGTTTATGCGGGTGAGTCGTTTGCCCAGATGTTCATTCCCCTGTTGACTACGAATGCCCATCGGATTTCTTCTTATGGGGGCTTCTTCTTTTGCAGGCGGAACGGATTCGCGCCGGGGAAGGTGAGCCTGGAGGCCACCCGATTTCATGTTGAGAAATTGCTCATCGATTTCACCAATAAAACGGCTGGGATTGCAAAATTCCAGGTTTCCCCAGCGATAACGCTGTTTGGCAAATGACAGCCAGGCATTTTCTTTGGCCCGGGTGAGGGCCACATAAAAAAGGCGTCTTTCTTCTTCGAGTTCTGCTCCCGTTAAGGTCCCGGAGAATCCTGATGGGAAAAGATTCTCTTCCAAACCAACGATGAACACATTTTTAAACTCCAGTCCCTTTGATGAGTGGACCGTCATCAAGGTCACCTTATCAAAATCTTCTTCTTTATCAGTATCCTGATCGGTGAGCAGGGCAACCTCCTCCATGAAATTATTGAGCTGGTTTGGACGTCCTTCTTCTTTTGCGTTCAGCGAAAAATCCTGAACCGCATTCAGTAATTCCTGGACATTCTCGTACCGGCTCAGGTTTTCCGGCGTTTTATCCTTGTAAAACTCTTTTAGCATGCCGCTTTCCGTAGCAATTTTCAAGGCCAGTTCATAAGCCTCCATCGAAGTTAATTGTCTGGCAAATCCTTCAATCATGTGAATAAAACCGGCTACTTTGCGTTGTGTCCCTGCGTTCAGCCCGGCCGTTTGGCAATCGTCCGGATTGGAGGCAATATCCCAAATACTTTGATCGTTCTGAATTGCATAGGCCTCCAGCCGGCCCATGGTGGTATTGCCAATTCCACGTGCCGGATAATTGATAACCCGCTTCAATGCTTCGTCATCTTTCACGTTAATGGTTAACCGGTAGTAGGCCAGCAAATCCTTAATTTCCTTGCGTTGATAAAACGACAGGCCTCCATATATTTTATAAGGGATATTGCGCTTTCGCAAAGCCTCTTCAAAAATACGCGACTGCGCATTGGTCCGATACAGAATGGCAAAGTCGGCAAACCGGTGCTGATGGTTCATCCGGGTATCGATAATCTCATTTGCCACCAGGTAGCCTTCTTCGTTGTCGGTCAATGCACCGATTACCTGAATTTTTTCTCCTTCGGCGTTTTCACTGAATACCCGTTTGGGAAGCTGGTGTTTATTTTTTTCGATGAGACTGTTGGCCGCGTCCACGATGGTTTGTGTCGACCGATAATTCTGCTCCAGCTTATATGTGTTGAATTCCGGATAATCTTTCCGGAAGTTCAGGATATTTTCAATTTTGGCTCCCCGGAAGGAGTAAATGCTTTGGGCGTCGTCGCCAACCACGCAAATATTTTCGTGACCCAGAGCCAGCTTTTTTACAATCAGGTATTGCGAAAAGTTGGTATCCTGGTACTCGTCGACCAAAATGTATTTGAAGCGCTGCTGATATTTTGCCAGGATTTCCTCGTGGTTCTTGAATAACAAATTCGTTTGCAGCAGCAGATCGTCAAAATCCATGGCGCCGGCATTTCTACAGCGGCGGGCGTATTCTTTGTAAACTTCAGCAAGCCGGGGCATTCGCGATGCCTGGTCAGCTTCCCGAATCTCACTGTTTTGCAGATAAGCCATTGGTGTAATGAGGTTATTCTTGGCTGCCGAAATGCGGCTATAAACCAAACCAGGCTTGTAGGTTTTATCATCAAGTTTCATGTTCTTGATGATGGTCTTCAGCAGGCTTTTGGTGTCCTGTGTGTCGTAAATAGTGAAGCTGGACGGGTAGCCGATGATTTCTGCTTCGCCACGAAGGATTCTGGCAAAAATGGAGTGAAATGTTCCCATCCAGAGATATCGGGCTGTTTGAGGACCCACAATTTTGGCAATTCGTTCCTTCATTTCGCGGGCTGCCTTGTTGGTGAAGGTAAGTGCCAGTACAGACGAAGGCGGAACACCATTCTTCAGCAAGTGAGCAATCCGGTATGTTAGCACGCGTGTTTTCCCTGAACCGGCACCGGCAATTACCAGCGAAGGCCCTTCGGTGTTGACAACGGCATTGCGTTGGGCTTCATTTAATTCATTGAGGTAGTCGTTCACGACGGGAGTGGATTAATCGGTTAAAAATACTGGATTCTATTCAGAACCACTTGCAAATATAACTGCCTGTATGGAAAAATTTCAATGGTCTGTAAAGGAATTCAAATTAATTCCCGTCGATTATTTTTATACTTGTATTCAGGTTTAACCGCAAAGAATTACCTGCATGCAAATTAACCCATTGATTATCAAAGTATGTCTTGTTGTTTTTTTTGTGCCTGGAATGGCATTGCTGACAACTGCACAGCAACTTAATGCCCCCGCCTCTGATTTTTCGGAAAGGACAAGTTATCCGGTTACCCCGAATAATGATATGGTTTATTATTTCTGCACACAGCAGGGGCAGCAAATTGCCGAATTGCAGGCAACGTCTGCGGGTAGTGTCGTTACATTCAACTGGACTAAATACAACAGCGCAACGGGCAGTTTCGATGCGTATGCCACCGAAAGCGGAGCGTCTTCTGTTATTCAAAATCTGGCCGATGGTTGTTACCAGGTTTCATTTACCGATGGCGGCAATAATTATTCTTTCCGGTCCTGGGTGTTTAACAGTTGGTTGCAGGTAACTGCGGCTGTAACAGCATCGACCTGTAGTTCTTTTCATCTTGAATCGACGGTAACGGGTTCTACTTTTATTTACTATGATATCAGCTCGAATCAGCAGGTTGTGCTGGCTCCGAATGATACGTATGCCTGGTACGATGGTGGCTCACGTTTGTCTACGCAGCCTGCTTTTACCATGTATGATGTACCGGCACAAAACACCGACTACCGGCTGGAAGTCACCAACCGGGCTGGTTGTGCAGCTACTTCCACGGTAACGTACCAATCGGTTGTGCCGGAAGCAAAATTCTCCTGGACTACCAGCCAGAAAAGCGATCCGCAGTATAGTAATCCACAGGCACCGTTGGACGTGCAGTTCAATAACGAATCGATTAATGCCGACAATGACAAATTCGAATGGTTTTTGTTCCGCGATATTAGCGCTATCCGCGAAGAAGCATCCACGACAACTCAGCCGGTTGATTCCATTATGGAAGTGCTGGCTGGCGTGAATCCCGTTTACACGTACGAGAATTCGGGACGTTACATGGTGAAGTTGGTTGCCGCAAAAGAGAATCCGAATTTTACCTGCCGGGATACTTTTTATCTGAGCGATTACATTGTGGTGGATACCTCATTGGTGATGGTGCCGCCTGTTTTTACGCCAAATGGCGATGGCATGAACGATGTTTTGAAAATTGAAACACGTTCGTTGGAATCGCTCGATTTTCAGGTCCTGAATCGCTGGGGGCGGACCGTTCACCATTTTAAAAAGAGTGGCTATATCCCTGAAGACTCTGAGCTGGCGGCGTGGGATGGCAAGATTGGTGGAAAACCAGCCTCTGCTGGTGTATACTTTTTTGTGATCGATGCGGTGGGGCGCGACGGGACACGACGAAAACGAAAAGGATTTATTCACCTCCTAAGGTGACATAACACAGCAGATAAAATTGAACATGAAAAACCCCTGCTCCAAATTAAGGAGTCAGGGGTTTTAAGTTAGTCATAGGTTGGAAAAGACAATTTATTCTTCGACTTGTTCTGCTTCGTAAGCAGCAAGCAACTCTTCCTGAATGTCGCCCGGAACTTTTTCGTAATTCGAAAATTTCATGGTGAACATAGCCCGTCCCTGGGTCAGCGAACTTAATGCTGTGGAGTAGCGATCCATCTCTTTCAGCGGCACTTTTGCCACGATTTTTTCGAATCCTTTTTCTGAGCTCATGCCCATAATGAGGGCACGGCGTCCCTGGAGGTCGCTCATCACATCGCCCATATGGTCGGATGGCACCAGCACTTCTACATCGTAGACAGGCTCCAGAATTTTGGCGCCAGCTTTTTTGAATGCGTCACTAAAGGCGTGTCGTCCGGCCAGTTTGAACGAAATTTCATTGGAATCAACCGGGTGCATTTTTCCATCGTAAATAAAAACGCGGATGTCGCGGGCATATGAACCAGTCAGCGGACCTTCTTCCATTTTTTCCATAATTCCTTTCAGAATGGCCGGAAGGAATCGGGCGTCGATGGAACCTCCAACGATGCAGTTGCAGAAGACTAGTTTTCCACCCCATGGCAGTTTGTGCTCATCGGTACCGCGAACATTGACTTTCCATTCTTTCCCGTCAATTTTGAACATCGAAGGAGCGGGCATGCCTTCTTCATAAGGCTCGATAATCATATGAACTTCACCGAACTGTCCGGCACCACCACTCTGTTTTTTGTGACGATAATCGGCTTGTGCGGCTTTAGTAATTGTTTCCCGGTAAGGAATTTTTGGTTTGAGAAACTCAATATCAATTTTGAATTCATTGGCAAGATACCATTTCAAGGTATTGAGGTGGTATTCTCCCTGGCCGTGCACAATTACCTGTTTCAGTTCTTTCGAGTACTCAATTATATAAGTTGGATCCTCTTCTGCCATCCGGTGCAGGTATTCGCCCATCTTTTCCTCATCCGCCTCATTTACCGCCTTGATGGCAGTTCTGTAGCGAGGTTCCGGATATTGGAGTGACGGGAATTTATAATTTGCATCCTTGTCGGAAAGCGTATGATTGTGTTTGGTCTCTTTCAGTTTCACGGTGGCACCGATATCTCCGGCGACCATCTCTGTTACTTTGGTCCGGTTTTTACCGGCAACGGCGTAAATTTGCGAAATCCGTTCCTTGGCGTTGCGGGCCGTGTTTATCAGGTCCATGCCTTCTTTCACAGTTCCCGACATCACTTTGAAATAAGTGATTTCACCTACGTGCGGTTCAACGGAAGTTTTGAAGACAAAAAGTGAAGTCGGGCCATTAACGTCGGCTTTTACTTCTTTGTCATTAATGGTTTTCTTCGGGGCAAGTTCTCCGGGGTGTGGGGCCACATTAATGATGAATTCCATC
Encoded proteins:
- a CDS encoding ATP-dependent helicase — protein: MNDYLNELNEAQRNAVVNTEGPSLVIAGAGSGKTRVLTYRIAHLLKNGVPPSSVLALTFTNKAAREMKERIAKIVGPQTARYLWMGTFHSIFARILRGEAEIIGYPSSFTIYDTQDTKSLLKTIIKNMKLDDKTYKPGLVYSRISAAKNNLITPMAYLQNSEIREADQASRMPRLAEVYKEYARRCRNAGAMDFDDLLLQTNLLFKNHEEILAKYQQRFKYILVDEYQDTNFSQYLIVKKLALGHENICVVGDDAQSIYSFRGAKIENILNFRKDYPEFNTYKLEQNYRSTQTIVDAANSLIEKNKHQLPKRVFSENAEGEKIQVIGALTDNEEGYLVANEIIDTRMNHQHRFADFAILYRTNAQSRIFEEALRKRNIPYKIYGGLSFYQRKEIKDLLAYYRLTINVKDDEALKRVINYPARGIGNTTMGRLEAYAIQNDQSIWDIASNPDDCQTAGLNAGTQRKVAGFIHMIEGFARQLTSMEAYELALKIATESGMLKEFYKDKTPENLSRYENVQELLNAVQDFSLNAKEEGRPNQLNNFMEEVALLTDQDTDKEEDFDKVTLMTVHSSKGLEFKNVFIVGLEENLFPSGFSGTLTGAELEEERRLFYVALTRAKENAWLSFAKQRYRWGNLEFCNPSRFIGEIDEQFLNMKSGGLQAHLPRRESVPPAKEEAPIRRNPMGIRSQQGNEHLGKRLTRINEASRQNTAAFTGSDPEEIQAGMFVEHQRFGRGKVIAIEGTMPDRKAKVFFPNAGEKHLLLKFAKLKIVE
- a CDS encoding gliding motility-associated C-terminal domain-containing protein; its protein translation is MQINPLIIKVCLVVFFVPGMALLTTAQQLNAPASDFSERTSYPVTPNNDMVYYFCTQQGQQIAELQATSAGSVVTFNWTKYNSATGSFDAYATESGASSVIQNLADGCYQVSFTDGGNNYSFRSWVFNSWLQVTAAVTASTCSSFHLESTVTGSTFIYYDISSNQQVVLAPNDTYAWYDGGSRLSTQPAFTMYDVPAQNTDYRLEVTNRAGCAATSTVTYQSVVPEAKFSWTTSQKSDPQYSNPQAPLDVQFNNESINADNDKFEWFLFRDISAIREEASTTTQPVDSIMEVLAGVNPVYTYENSGRYMVKLVAAKENPNFTCRDTFYLSDYIVVDTSLVMVPPVFTPNGDGMNDVLKIETRSLESLDFQVLNRWGRTVHHFKKSGYIPEDSELAAWDGKIGGKPASAGVYFFVIDAVGRDGTRRKRKGFIHLLR
- a CDS encoding translation factor GTPase family protein, with protein sequence MKVYQTNEIRNLTLLGNAGAGKTTLAETMLYEGGVINRMGEVGNKNTVSDYHRVEQEYGNSVHPTVLYTEYNGCKLNIIDTPGMDDFVGGVIPALSVAATGLMVFNTVNGVEVGTEIANRNAAKFHTPLIFVMNHLDHENTNWDMSIDSAKAAFGNKLAIIQYPVNPGTRFNKVVDVLKMKMYEWPANGGEPKIIDIPEEEKEKAKQMHNDLVEMAAENDEDLMELFFDKGELTEDEMRTGLKLGMLERSVFPVFCVCASRDMGTRRLMEFIINVAPHPGELAPKKTINDKEVKADVNGPTSLFVFKTSVEPHVGEITYFKVMSGTVKEGMDLINTARNAKERISQIYAVAGKNRTKVTEMVAGDIGATVKLKETKHNHTLSDKDANYKFPSLQYPEPRYRTAIKAVNEADEEKMGEYLHRMAEEDPTYIIEYSKELKQVIVHGQGEYHLNTLKWYLANEFKIDIEFLKPKIPYRETITKAAQADYRHKKQSGGAGQFGEVHMIIEPYEEGMPAPSMFKIDGKEWKVNVRGTDEHKLPWGGKLVFCNCIVGGSIDARFLPAILKGIMEKMEEGPLTGSYARDIRVFIYDGKMHPVDSNEISFKLAGRHAFSDAFKKAGAKILEPVYDVEVLVPSDHMGDVMSDLQGRRALIMGMSSEKGFEKIVAKVPLKEMDRYSTALSSLTQGRAMFTMKFSNYEKVPGDIQEELLAAYEAEQVEE